GATAATGCTATTTCTGGATTAAGAACCTCCATGATTTTGGAAGAAATTACAGCTTCTTTTAAAAAAAGTAATGTAGTAGAATGAAAAGTTTTTTTTGGAGTAATGAGTTAATTGTATTACCTTTGATAAAAATAATATATGAAAATTAGTTGTTTGAGAGCATTATTACTAAAAAAACAACAATTAAATTACAATTAAAAAAAATAATTATGGGTTTAGCAAAAAATTTCATGAAAGACCTGAGGTCATTAACAAGCTTGTATCCTGTTGCTAAATGGATAATGAGAATATTTGTTTTTGTTTATGTTTTAGTTTATTATGGACCTCGTTTTTTAGAACCAAGTCTTACAAGTGAATATTTCTTTTTAGCAATTGTATATGTTTTTAGTGCATTATTACTACTAATAGGTGGTTTTGGTCAAAACTCAAATCTTACAAGAATAGCCGCTTTTATAATGTTTTTTGCAATTATTTCACACTTAATTGCTGCCCTTATAGTTTTTCATAAATTTGATGAATTGTTTGCATCAAGGCTATTATTATTGTCAATTGTAATTTATTTTCTTACTTCAAGCAAAAGATTTGAAAGACCAAAAAAATCAAGTTCTGCTGATGGACTATTCGATGAGAGAGAAACAAAAGATATAGAGGCATAAAGACAAGAGAAATGGCGAAATGGAAAAGAAATGCTGTGCAAACTAAAACACTTAACAAATTTAAAATCAATTAAGGGAACTTCTAATAATTCCATAAATAGTGCCTCTTAGAAAACTATCTATTTTTAATTTTGTAGAGTTTTCTAAGAGACACTAAATAAACATTTCATAAATTGTATTCGTTGATAACTTATTCTAATATAAATAAACAAACTTGCATAATATTGGAAATAAATGTTTTATGATTGGAATTTATGTGAAATTATAAATATTTATATCTTGATAAATAAAATCTCTTAGTTTAAATTAAGATTTTATCTTTGTAAAATTTTTGAAATTTGAATAACAAGAACAGTAAATATTTTCAATAACATAATATGGCAAAAATAATATCACTTGCAAATCAAAAAGGTGGAGTTGGCAAAACTACGACAGCAATTAATTTGGCGGCAAGCCTTGCTGCTTTGGAATATAAAACTCTATTGATTGATGCAGATCCTCAGGCTAATACTACATCAGGAATAGGTATAGACTCAAAAAGTGAAAAACCTAGCATTTATGACTGTATAATAAATGAAATTGAACCTAAAAAAACAATAATAACAACAGATATTAAATACCTTGATATTATCCCTTCTCACATTAATTTAGTTGGAGCAGAAATTGAATTAATTGGGATGGAGAATAGAGAGAAAAAAATGATTAAAATAATTGATAAAATGAGAGATGATTATGATTTTATTATTATTGATTGTTCTCCGTCATTAGGAATTATTACAATTAATGCTTTAACAGCTTCAGATTCGGTAATTGTTCCAGTTCAATGTGAGTATTTTGCTCTTGAAGGATTAGGTAAACTTTTAAATACAATTAAAATTGTTCAGAATAATCTTAATACTAATCTTGAAATAGAAGGTATTTTACTAACTATGTATGATATTAGATTACGTTTGTCAAATCAGGTAGTTGAAGATGTAAGAGCTCACTTTCAGCAACTTGTATTTGATACTATTATACATAGAAATATACGCTTAAGCGAAGCTCCGGGATTTGGAGTACCTGTACTACTTCATGATGCAAATGGTAAAGGAGCTGTAAATTACCTTAACCTAGCAAAAGAAATTCTTTTAAAAAATGATTATAAAGTTGAGAAATAAAAATATTTTATTATAAAAATGGCAGCAAAACGACAAGCACTTGGTAAAGGATTAAATGCCTTACTTACTGATTCTAGCACTGATATAACAGGAAGAAATACAGTGCCTTTAAAAAATATTTCCGAAATTGCAATTAATGATATTGAAGCAAACCCCTTTCAACCTCGTGAGAAATTTGAGGAAGAAAAACTTGATGAACTTGTAGAATCAATAAAAATTCATGGAATAATACAGCCTGTTACAGTACGTAAAATAGGTTATGGAAAATATCAACTTATTTCAGGAGAAA
This window of the Bacteroidota bacterium genome carries:
- a CDS encoding AAA family ATPase, encoding MAKIISLANQKGGVGKTTTAINLAASLAALEYKTLLIDADPQANTTSGIGIDSKSEKPSIYDCIINEIEPKKTIITTDIKYLDIIPSHINLVGAEIELIGMENREKKMIKIIDKMRDDYDFIIIDCSPSLGIITINALTASDSVIVPVQCEYFALEGLGKLLNTIKIVQNNLNTNLEIEGILLTMYDIRLRLSNQVVEDVRAHFQQLVFDTIIHRNIRLSEAPGFGVPVLLHDANGKGAVNYLNLAKEILLKNDYKVEK